Within Actinomycetota bacterium, the genomic segment GCTGATCCGCCCCGAGTCCCGCGCCCGACCTCGCTGACGCCGACCTCGCGCTACGGAGCTGGCTCGCGCGCGGCGGGCTCGCGTTCGACGGTGCGGGAGACCGGCTCCCGGGTCAGCCGCTGGGCCAGGTAGACGGGGATCAGCGACAGCAGGATGACCACGAACGCGACCACGTTCACGATGGGACGGTTCCGGGGGAGCCGGATGTTGTTGAGGATGAAGATCGGGAGCGTCTGCGCCGCCCCGGCCGTGAAGTTCGTCACGATGATCTCGTCGAACGACAGGGCGAACGCCAGCAGCCCTCCCGCCACCAGTGCGGTGGCCACGCTGGGCAAGGTGACCCGGCGAAACGTCTGCCACCCGTCCGCGCCCAGGTCCATGGACGCCTCCACCAGCGATCCCGGTGTCCGGCGGAGCCGGGCGACCACGTTGTTGTAGACCACCACCACGCAGAACGTGGCGTGCCCGATGATGATGGTGAGCAGCGAGAACGGGATCCCGCTGAAGTTGATCGCCGAGTTCAGGGCGATCCCGGTGAGGATGCCGGGGAGCGCGATCGGCAGCACCAGCACGAACGAGACGGCCTCGCGGCCGAAGAACCGGAACCGGTGCACCGCGAAGGCCGCCGCCGACCCCAGCGCCAGCGCGATGGCCGTGGCCCCCACCGCGGCCTGGATCGACAGCCACAGGGCCGAGCGGACCTCCCCGTTGTGCCACGCCACCGAGAACCAGTGCGCCGTGAACCCCGATGGCGGCCACGACTGCCCCCGGCTCTTGTTGAACGCATAGATCACCACGATCGCGAGGGGCACGTACAGGAATGCCAGCACGAGATACGTGGCCACGCGCAGCAGGATCCGCACCGCCCGCGACTCGGTGAAGCCGCTCTCCGCCGGACGCGGCGCCCCGGCCCTGCCCGGCGCGGTGATGCTCATCTACAGCGCCTCGAACGCGCCCAGCCGGCGGGCCACGGTCAGGTAGACGGCCATGATGGCGACCGGGACCATGGCGAACGCGGCCGCGAACGGCAGGTCGCCCACGGTCCCGACCTTCTCGGAGATCACGTTCCCGATGAACTGCGTGTTCCCCACGAGGTTGGGGGCGATGTAGTCCCCGAGGGTCAGCGAGAAGGCGAAGATCGACCCGGCCACGACCCCCGGAAACGCGAGCGGCCAGATCACCCTGCGGAAGGTCGTGGGGGCCTTGGCCCCGAAGTCCGAGCTGGCCTCGAGCAGCGACGAGGGGATCCGCTCGATGGCCGCGAAGATCGGCAGGACCACGAACGGCAGCCACAGGTACGTGAACGTGATCCACACCGCCCAGTTCGAGAAGGTGACCCGGAACCCTCCCAGGCCGATCAGCCGGAGGAAGGACTCCGCCGGCCCACCCCCCTCCAGGATGGTCCGCCACGCGAACACCCGGACCAGGTAGCTCGACCACAGCGGCAGCACCACGGCCAGAAGGATCCCGGCCCGGGCCCGGGGGGTGGCGATGCGGGCCGCGTAGTACGCGACCGGGAAGGCCAGCACGACGTCGGTCAGCGCCACCGCCGCCGCCATCCCGAGCGTCCGCAGGGCGATCGTGCGGAAGATGGACTCGGTCACCAGCTCCCGGTAGTTCCCGAGGCTCCACACGCGCTCGATCGAGCTGGTGAGCGGGTTCACCCGCCAGAACGACGTCACCAGCAGCAGCAGCAACGCCGCCAGGTACACCACCAGCATCCACGCCACGGGAGGGCCGAGCGTCAACGCCAGCTGCGCGCGCCGATGCCGGTACAGGAACGCGGAGACCCGGCGAACGACGGTGCGCTCGCCGGGCCCACGCGTGGCGATGGTCGCCATGGTCAGCGGTGCGTCGTTATCCGGCGCCGCCTCCCACTATCCGCCGGTGATCTGGGTCCACTTGTCGGTCCACGTGTTCAGGTCCGTGCACGTGCTGCCCCGGCTGTCCCCGCAGTCGGGCAGGGGGGTCTTCCACAGGTACAGCTGGCTCAGGAACTTCTCGTCGCCGCAGTGGTACGCGGTGTCTGCGTCGGGCCCGATGTCCTTGCGAAGCTGGTCGCATGACGCCGAATTGCTGGGAGTCGCGCCGTAGTACTCGGCGACCTCGGTCTGCACGTCGGCCCGGGAGGTCCACTGCATCCACTTCAGCATGCAGTTGGGGTGCGGGGCGTGGGAGGACATCATCCACGTGTCCGCCCACCCCGTCATGCCTTCCTTCGGAAACACGAAGTCCACCGGGACCTTGCCGTCGGACTTGATGAGCGCGTAGTTCACGGGCCACGCCGTCCCCACCACCATGTCGCCGGACTCGAACCCGTCGATCTCGTCGGTGTAGGCGGCCCAGTACTTGGACACCAGCGAGTGCTGCTTCTGGAGCAGCTGCACCGCCGCGTCCAGCTGGTCGGAGGTCAGCTCGTACGGGTCGGTGATCTTGAGGGACGGATCGTGCGCCTTCAGGTAGACGGCCGCGTCCGCGATGTAGATGGAGTCGTTGTACGCGGTGATGTTCCCCGCGTACGGGTTGGGCTGGCCGTTCAGGGTGGGCTCGAACACGACGTCCCAGCTGTCCGGCTTGGTCGTGACCACGTCCGTGTTGAACATCAGGAAGTCGGGCCCGTACATGTACGGCACGCCGTAGTGCACGCCGTCCACGGTGTTGTGGGCGGGCGCCTGGAGCGACGGCAGCATCTGGTCGTAGTTCGGGATGATCTTGTTCACGTCGATGCCGGCCACGTCGCCGTGCGCGATCAGCAGGTTGGTGGCGTTCCCGGACGCCGAGACCCCGTCGTACACCTTGCCGCCGCCCTGGCGCATCAGGGTGACCATCTGCGGCGAGGTGTCCGCGTACTTCACGCTGACCTGGCAGCCGCTCTGCTTCTCGAACGGCGTGACCCAGTCGAACTTGGGGTCGTTCTGGCCGCTCTCGACGTACCCGGGCCAGGCGATGAGGTTGAGCTGCCCCTCGCCCTTCCCGATGGAGCTGAAGATCTTCGTCTCGGTCGTGCCGCTGCTCTTCCCGCACGCCGACGCCACCAGCGTCAACGCGGCCAGCGCGGCCAGCGCGGCCAGGAAGGCCGGCGCCCCCCTCCTTCGCGTCATGTGTCTCCTCCCTCCGGTACGACAACACTCGGTTCGGTCCCGTCCTCGACGGGTCGGTTGAGCTGCCGGTCCCACACCAGCCGGACCGGTCGCCCCCGGACCTGGAGCGCCTCCATCGAGGACGTCGCCAGGTTCTGCTCCACCACCACCAGCTCCCCGCCCGAATCGAGCGTGACGACGTAGCGGGTGTAGGCCCCCAGGTAGACCACCTCGCGGACGTGGCCGGTGGCCGTGGACTCGCTCGGGCCGGCGGCGGCGTCGGGGTCGACCATCCGGATCTTCTCGGGCCGGACGGTGAACGCCTGGGGCGATCCCGTCACCGCCTTCGCGGCGTCTCCCGACAGCACGTTCGACACACCCACGAACCCGGCCACGAAGCTGGTGGAAGGTTGCTCGTACACGCCCGCCGGCGTCCCCACCTGCTCGATCCGGCCGAGGTTCATGACCGCGATGCGGTCGCTCATGGTGAGCGCCTCCTCCTGGTCGTGGGTCACGTACACGAAGGTCAGGCCCACCTCCTGCTGGATCTCCTTGAGCTCGATCTGCATGGCCTGGCGGAGCTTCAGGTCGAGGGCCCCGAGCGGCTCGTCCAGCAACAGCACCTTGGGCCGGTTGACCAGGGCCCGGGCCAGGGCCACCCGCTGGCGCTGTCCCCCGGAGAGCTGGGCCGGCTTACGCCGGTCGAAGGCCTCCAGCCGGACCATGCGCAGCGCCTCGGCCGCCCGCTTCACCCGCTCCTCCCGAGGCACCCGCTTCACCCGCAGCCCGTACTCGACGTTCTCCGCCACGGTCATGTGCGGGAACAGCGCGTAGTCCTGGAACACGGTGTTCACGTCGCGCTCGTACGGCGCGAGGCGGGTGACGTCCT encodes:
- a CDS encoding ABC transporter permease, with amino-acid sequence MSITAPGRAGAPRPAESGFTESRAVRILLRVATYLVLAFLYVPLAIVVIYAFNKSRGQSWPPSGFTAHWFSVAWHNGEVRSALWLSIQAAVGATAIALALGSAAAFAVHRFRFFGREAVSFVLVLPIALPGILTGIALNSAINFSGIPFSLLTIIIGHATFCVVVVYNNVVARLRRTPGSLVEASMDLGADGWQTFRRVTLPSVATALVAGGLLAFALSFDEIIVTNFTAGAAQTLPIFILNNIRLPRNRPIVNVVAFVVILLSLIPVYLAQRLTREPVSRTVEREPAAREPAP
- a CDS encoding ABC transporter permease, encoding MATIATRGPGERTVVRRVSAFLYRHRRAQLALTLGPPVAWMLVVYLAALLLLLVTSFWRVNPLTSSIERVWSLGNYRELVTESIFRTIALRTLGMAAAVALTDVVLAFPVAYYAARIATPRARAGILLAVVLPLWSSYLVRVFAWRTILEGGGPAESFLRLIGLGGFRVTFSNWAVWITFTYLWLPFVVLPIFAAIERIPSSLLEASSDFGAKAPTTFRRVIWPLAFPGVVAGSIFAFSLTLGDYIAPNLVGNTQFIGNVISEKVGTVGDLPFAAAFAMVPVAIMAVYLTVARRLGAFEAL
- a CDS encoding extracellular solute-binding protein, whose translation is MTRRRGAPAFLAALAALAALTLVASACGKSSGTTETKIFSSIGKGEGQLNLIAWPGYVESGQNDPKFDWVTPFEKQSGCQVSVKYADTSPQMVTLMRQGGGKVYDGVSASGNATNLLIAHGDVAGIDVNKIIPNYDQMLPSLQAPAHNTVDGVHYGVPYMYGPDFLMFNTDVVTTKPDSWDVVFEPTLNGQPNPYAGNITAYNDSIYIADAAVYLKAHDPSLKITDPYELTSDQLDAAVQLLQKQHSLVSKYWAAYTDEIDGFESGDMVVGTAWPVNYALIKSDGKVPVDFVFPKEGMTGWADTWMMSSHAPHPNCMLKWMQWTSRADVQTEVAEYYGATPSNSASCDQLRKDIGPDADTAYHCGDEKFLSQLYLWKTPLPDCGDSRGSTCTDLNTWTDKWTQITGG
- a CDS encoding ABC transporter ATP-binding protein codes for the protein MAQHAAQVDQARPRHEPDVAVRLERVAKRFGDVVAVDGVDLDIRQGEFFSLLGPSGSGKTTCLRMIAGFEAPTEGRIWLGGQDVTRLAPYERDVNTVFQDYALFPHMTVAENVEYGLRVKRVPREERVKRAAEALRMVRLEAFDRRKPAQLSGGQRQRVALARALVNRPKVLLLDEPLGALDLKLRQAMQIELKEIQQEVGLTFVYVTHDQEEALTMSDRIAVMNLGRIEQVGTPAGVYEQPSTSFVAGFVGVSNVLSGDAAKAVTGSPQAFTVRPEKIRMVDPDAAAGPSESTATGHVREVVYLGAYTRYVVTLDSGGELVVVEQNLATSSMEALQVRGRPVRLVWDRQLNRPVEDGTEPSVVVPEGGDT